A part of Myxococcus landrumus genomic DNA contains:
- a CDS encoding aminotransferase class III-fold pyridoxal phosphate-dependent enzyme, which translates to MRPPAPGGRLEPGDLDRLRAGQALQMDHYGGGRLPFACVQAKGLVQHMVPLDGDDAGQVLEVMDASGGYASACLGAAHPCLQPAFRDGLERGYVTDELGSLERTLLLEELFGPGGRWADRFPGTAYHASGRNSGSEGLELALRLALESGFDRRRLSVKSGREARRTVLAFEGAWHGWTGGLVPLLNRRHYRLGLPPLSTEPPYHLDVAFLPFGEPELLERFFAEQGSKLSAVIVEPIQGDAGILVPPPGYLRRLAALCREHDVLLIADEVLTFAKTGRFFAMTDEEGPIPTDVTVIGKSLGMGAVSTSMVIARRELSVRSSGAVSTSDLRPLTCSLMRSGLRYLSEERLIERAGPLGAELRERLRKDVVEAFPELFLEVRGLGYMNGIELTERASVGLTALRRRLLEAGVFVEFMAGAGRRTHGLRYMFPAMRIAPPLIAGEDDLRRIVERIREGTRRFVEAGR; encoded by the coding sequence GTGAGGCCGCCCGCGCCGGGAGGGAGGCTGGAGCCGGGGGACCTCGACCGGCTGCGCGCGGGGCAGGCCCTTCAGATGGACCACTACGGCGGCGGGCGTCTGCCTTTCGCCTGTGTGCAGGCGAAGGGGCTCGTCCAGCACATGGTTCCGCTGGACGGTGACGACGCGGGCCAGGTGCTGGAGGTGATGGACGCCAGCGGCGGCTACGCCAGCGCGTGCCTGGGCGCCGCCCATCCCTGCCTCCAGCCCGCGTTCCGCGATGGACTGGAGCGGGGCTACGTCACCGATGAGCTGGGCTCGCTGGAGCGGACGCTGCTGCTGGAGGAGTTGTTCGGCCCCGGTGGTCGCTGGGCGGACCGCTTCCCGGGCACCGCCTACCACGCCAGTGGTCGCAACTCCGGCTCCGAGGGATTGGAGCTCGCCCTGCGGCTGGCGCTGGAGTCTGGCTTCGACCGGCGACGGCTGTCGGTGAAGTCGGGCCGCGAGGCGCGTCGCACCGTCCTCGCGTTCGAGGGCGCGTGGCATGGCTGGACGGGTGGGCTGGTGCCGCTGCTCAACCGCCGGCACTACCGCCTGGGCCTGCCTCCGCTGTCCACCGAGCCGCCGTATCACCTGGACGTGGCGTTCCTCCCCTTCGGCGAGCCGGAGCTGCTGGAGCGCTTCTTCGCCGAGCAGGGCTCGAAGCTGTCCGCGGTCATCGTCGAGCCCATCCAGGGCGACGCGGGCATCCTCGTCCCACCGCCGGGCTACCTGCGGCGCCTGGCCGCGCTGTGCCGCGAGCACGACGTGCTCCTCATCGCGGACGAGGTGCTCACCTTCGCGAAGACGGGGCGGTTCTTCGCCATGACGGATGAGGAGGGGCCCATCCCCACCGACGTCACCGTCATCGGCAAGAGCCTGGGCATGGGCGCGGTCTCCACGTCCATGGTCATCGCGCGGCGCGAGCTGTCCGTGCGCTCCAGCGGCGCGGTGTCCACGTCGGACCTGCGTCCCCTCACCTGCTCGCTGATGCGCTCTGGCCTCCGATATCTCTCGGAGGAGCGCCTCATCGAGCGCGCCGGCCCCCTGGGCGCGGAGCTTCGCGAGCGGCTGCGCAAGGACGTGGTGGAGGCCTTCCCGGAGCTGTTCCTGGAGGTCCGCGGCCTGGGCTACATGAACGGCATCGAGCTGACCGAGCGCGCGTCCGTGGGGCTCACCGCGCTTCGCCGCCGGCTGCTCGAGGCGGGCGTCTTCGTGGAGTTCATGGCCGGCGCGGGCAGGCGCACCCATGGCCTGCGCTACATGTTCCCCGCCATGCGCATCGCCCCGCCGCTCATCGCGGGCGAAGACGACCTGCGACGCATCGTCGAGCGCATCCGCGAGGGGACCCGGAGGTTCGTGGAGGCGGGGCGATGA
- a CDS encoding acyl-CoA thioesterase: MMATLVVPPRRHRVEHVDTDASGVVHFSRYASLLETAALEELDRRGSGLGLLEGQGLDLRVRELRIRYRDAARFQDWLRMEARLEHVGPASLKLGVAIYREGTAQEPVLLASGSLDMAVVNRESGEPTCIPPTLSTALARPPSP, encoded by the coding sequence ATGATGGCCACGCTCGTCGTACCGCCTCGGCGTCACCGCGTGGAGCACGTCGACACCGATGCGTCGGGCGTCGTCCACTTCTCGCGCTACGCCTCGCTGCTGGAGACCGCGGCGCTGGAGGAGCTCGACCGGCGGGGCTCCGGACTCGGGCTGCTCGAAGGACAGGGGCTGGACCTGCGGGTGCGGGAGCTGCGCATCCGCTACCGCGATGCCGCGCGCTTCCAGGACTGGCTCCGGATGGAAGCACGCCTGGAGCACGTGGGCCCCGCGAGTCTCAAGTTGGGCGTCGCAATCTATCGCGAGGGCACCGCGCAGGAGCCGGTGCTGCTCGCCTCTGGAAGTCTGGACATGGCTGTCGTCAACCGAGAGAGCGGAGAACCCACATGCATTCCACCGACACTCAGCACCGCCCTCGCGCGGCCCCCCTCCCCCTGA
- a CDS encoding 3-hydroxyacyl-ACP dehydratase FabZ family protein gives MHSTDTQHRPRAAPLPLNKPEREPKPLGFTALRQWLRHRHPMILLDRIVDHEPGKFLEALISISGNLDCIAGHFPERAIYPGSHLIQAFAQAGIILYQMSTSMLAEDELTLVGSVESRFLQVVVPGDQVLLRLQVSRLAGGLFIYTGKAMVGNRRVAAFRASLIRAKVSELGSPLW, from the coding sequence ATGCATTCCACCGACACTCAGCACCGCCCTCGCGCGGCCCCCCTCCCCCTGAACAAGCCGGAGCGCGAGCCCAAGCCCCTGGGCTTCACGGCGCTGCGCCAGTGGCTCCGCCACCGGCACCCGATGATTCTCCTGGACCGCATCGTCGACCACGAGCCCGGGAAGTTCCTGGAGGCCCTCATCTCCATCTCGGGGAACCTGGACTGCATCGCGGGACACTTCCCCGAGCGCGCCATCTACCCCGGCAGCCATCTCATCCAAGCCTTCGCCCAGGCGGGAATCATCCTCTACCAGATGAGCACCTCGATGCTGGCCGAGGATGAGCTGACCTTGGTGGGCTCGGTGGAGAGCCGCTTCCTCCAGGTCGTCGTGCCGGGTGACCAGGTGTTGCTGCGGCTCCAGGTGAGCCGACTGGCCGGAGGGCTGTTCATCTACACGGGCAAGGCGATGGTGGGGAACCGGCGCGTGGCGGCGTTCCGCGCCAGCCTCATCCGCGCCAAGGTTTCGGAGCTGGGCTCGCCGCTATGGTAG
- a CDS encoding beta-ketoacyl-[acyl-carrier-protein] synthase family protein, which yields MVAPVAVTGAAWSTALGHGLDEVWRRLLAGEHGFVEVESPHRLRNLLAAAIPAREDSPARRLRRLAVETLHRALEEAGLTAHGDTTRFVLGTSLGAWLDDEQERGAPLHTWADEVAREVGAREAPVSLSTACSSGSDAILVGAELIRSGAAEVCVCAGVDVLTPSKRLAHSALSTMSPTRSRAFDVRHDGMLLGEGAGVLVLESMAHAKARSAPLLALFRGAGSANDAASMTSPDPAALGARLAMERALSDAGLVPGDIGVINAHGSATPANDRAEAEAFRATFGPGVRPWVFATKGAFGHTLGATGAMEAIALILALREGVVPPVVGLEQPAQDFPCSLPVGRPVRHDERLGLSLTLGFGGFDTALVFEVPR from the coding sequence ATGGTAGCGCCCGTCGCGGTGACCGGGGCCGCGTGGAGCACGGCCCTGGGTCACGGACTCGATGAGGTGTGGCGGCGGCTGCTCGCCGGTGAGCACGGCTTCGTCGAGGTGGAGTCTCCGCATCGGCTTCGCAACCTGCTGGCCGCGGCCATCCCCGCGCGGGAGGACAGCCCCGCGCGGAGGCTGCGGCGGCTGGCGGTGGAGACACTTCACCGCGCATTGGAGGAAGCCGGGCTGACCGCGCACGGAGACACCACGCGCTTCGTGCTGGGCACGAGCCTGGGCGCGTGGCTCGACGACGAACAGGAGCGGGGAGCGCCGCTCCACACCTGGGCGGACGAGGTGGCTCGCGAGGTGGGCGCGCGCGAGGCACCCGTCAGTCTCTCCACCGCATGCTCCTCCGGCTCCGACGCCATCCTGGTCGGCGCGGAGCTCATCCGCTCCGGCGCGGCGGAGGTGTGCGTCTGCGCCGGCGTGGATGTGCTCACACCGAGCAAGCGGCTGGCGCACTCGGCGCTGTCCACCATGTCCCCCACCCGGTCACGTGCCTTCGATGTTCGACATGACGGCATGCTGCTGGGTGAGGGCGCGGGGGTCCTCGTGTTGGAGTCCATGGCGCATGCGAAGGCACGGTCCGCGCCGCTGCTCGCGCTCTTCCGGGGAGCGGGTTCCGCCAACGACGCGGCGAGCATGACGTCTCCGGACCCAGCCGCGCTGGGTGCGCGGCTGGCGATGGAGCGTGCGCTCTCCGACGCGGGGCTCGTGCCCGGAGACATCGGGGTCATCAATGCGCATGGCTCGGCCACTCCCGCCAATGACCGCGCGGAGGCGGAGGCCTTTCGGGCCACGTTCGGGCCTGGCGTGCGCCCGTGGGTCTTCGCGACGAAGGGCGCGTTCGGGCACACGCTGGGGGCCACGGGAGCGATGGAGGCGATTGCCCTCATCCTCGCGCTTCGCGAAGGCGTGGTGCCGCCCGTCGTGGGCCTGGAGCAACCCGCTCAGGACTTCCCCTGCTCCCTCCCCGTGGGTCGGCCCGTGCGGCATGACGAGCGGCTGGGCCTGAGCCTCACGCTCGGGTTCGGAGGGTTCGATACCGCACTCGTCTTCGAGGTCCCGCGATGA
- a CDS encoding coronafacic acid synthetase, with protein sequence MKAPPLILRGSARSHSGAPNPYAARVKTTVRYADPMAWALTLAIGEATEPLGEDFRAAVARCSLIQVGSEAPPEAMSRAATEALRGFASAIRFPAATPSAPAGLACIVHGLRGPTLALTMPVTEGARIALALSTAWLARGVVDYALIGTAASVPGGEPRAACAVLSRGEGPTVDEALLVKTLLPERSSHA encoded by the coding sequence ATGAAGGCGCCTCCTCTCATCCTCCGTGGCAGTGCGCGCTCGCACAGCGGCGCGCCCAATCCGTATGCGGCACGGGTGAAGACCACCGTGCGCTACGCGGACCCGATGGCATGGGCGCTCACGCTCGCGATTGGCGAGGCCACCGAGCCCTTGGGCGAAGACTTCCGCGCGGCCGTGGCCCGGTGCTCACTCATCCAGGTGGGCTCCGAGGCCCCACCCGAGGCCATGTCCCGGGCCGCGACGGAAGCCCTGCGCGGCTTCGCCTCCGCCATCCGGTTTCCCGCCGCCACGCCGAGCGCGCCCGCGGGCCTCGCCTGCATCGTCCATGGCCTGCGCGGCCCCACGCTCGCGCTGACCATGCCCGTGACGGAAGGCGCCCGCATCGCCCTGGCGCTCAGTACCGCGTGGCTCGCGCGCGGTGTCGTCGACTACGCGCTCATCGGGACAGCAGCCTCGGTTCCCGGTGGCGAACCTCGCGCCGCATGCGCGGTCCTCTCGCGGGGCGAAGGCCCGACGGTGGACGAGGCGCTGCTGGTGAAGACCCTTCTCCCCGAGCGGAGCTCCCATGCCTGA
- a CDS encoding class I adenylate-forming enzyme family protein: MPEATPDLAGLSLPSIQSFLDRVRDLTTESGGAPEKHSVEQLASSWKDHGLRPGDVVLLALPNGAELLAQVFAILAARGVPALVSPSAPTLRQQALVEALPARALVAMRRPVPQAKEVERFTLGRAEVALFPETQPPGAQPGEMVLLTSGTSGFASGCVFDLEALFRNANRHADAVGLRAGDRVLVNLPLYYSYSMVAQAFASLLRGADLVISGPPFQPAAYLRLLAEQGVTVSALTPLLVRALLQQGGVFPEATRSLGVGGDVLSPEHVEQLLRLRPRGELFLTYGLSEAGPRVATLAAHAEPAHRHASVGLPLPGTQVSLVPRAPGGQKELLVSSDTLMKRRIGMVEGEKLHAWRGPRLLATGDIFDIDAEGYLYFQGRLSDFLVRGSEKICMASVRRLATTLPGVLTARTQVVRGAEGDDYEMILTVADEGRPPEHVSEALSRLLRLAERPRRIQVVSADVNTAALHK, from the coding sequence ATGCCTGAAGCCACCCCGGACCTCGCGGGCCTCTCCCTGCCCTCCATCCAATCCTTCCTGGACCGCGTCCGGGACCTCACCACGGAATCCGGCGGCGCCCCCGAGAAGCACTCGGTCGAGCAGCTCGCGTCGTCGTGGAAGGACCACGGCCTGCGACCAGGCGACGTCGTCCTGCTGGCCCTGCCGAACGGAGCGGAGCTGCTGGCCCAGGTCTTCGCCATCCTCGCCGCGCGCGGAGTCCCCGCGCTGGTCTCTCCCTCCGCGCCCACCTTGCGGCAACAAGCACTGGTCGAGGCCCTGCCGGCGCGTGCGCTCGTCGCCATGCGACGCCCCGTCCCCCAGGCCAAGGAAGTGGAGCGCTTCACACTGGGCCGGGCCGAAGTGGCCCTGTTCCCGGAGACACAACCTCCAGGCGCACAGCCAGGAGAGATGGTGCTGCTCACCTCGGGCACTTCCGGCTTCGCCAGTGGTTGCGTGTTCGACCTCGAGGCGCTCTTCCGGAACGCGAACCGCCATGCGGACGCCGTGGGTCTTCGCGCGGGAGACCGCGTGTTGGTCAACCTGCCGCTCTACTACTCGTACTCCATGGTGGCCCAAGCCTTCGCCTCCCTGCTGCGAGGCGCGGACCTGGTCATCAGCGGCCCCCCCTTCCAACCCGCCGCCTACCTGCGCCTCCTGGCCGAGCAAGGCGTCACCGTGTCCGCGCTGACGCCCCTGCTGGTGCGCGCCCTCCTCCAGCAGGGCGGAGTCTTCCCGGAAGCAACGCGCTCCCTCGGCGTCGGCGGAGACGTCCTCTCACCCGAGCACGTGGAGCAACTGCTGCGCCTGCGCCCTCGCGGGGAGCTGTTCCTCACGTATGGCCTGTCCGAAGCCGGCCCCCGCGTCGCGACGCTCGCGGCCCATGCCGAGCCCGCCCACCGCCACGCCTCCGTGGGCCTTCCGCTCCCGGGGACACAAGTCTCCCTCGTGCCGCGCGCGCCCGGTGGACAGAAGGAGCTGCTGGTGTCCTCGGACACGCTGATGAAGCGGCGCATCGGCATGGTCGAGGGAGAGAAGCTCCACGCCTGGCGCGGCCCGCGCTTGCTGGCCACGGGCGACATCTTCGACATCGACGCGGAGGGCTACCTGTACTTCCAGGGACGGCTCTCCGACTTCCTCGTCCGAGGCAGCGAGAAGATCTGCATGGCCTCCGTGCGGCGGCTGGCCACCACGCTCCCCGGTGTCCTCACCGCACGCACCCAAGTCGTCCGAGGAGCGGAGGGCGACGACTACGAGATGATTCTCACCGTGGCCGATGAGGGGCGCCCGCCCGAACACGTCTCCGAGGCGCTCTCACGACTCCTGCGGCTCGCCGAACGTCCACGGCGCATCCAGGTCGTCTCCGCCGACGTCAACACCGCCGCGCTGCACAAGTGA
- a CDS encoding non-ribosomal peptide synthetase, with the protein MTLSSPTSSFQPPRNRTEELLCELWSVLLEVERVGIHDDFFQLGGHSLIATQLVSRLNELFHLRFPLPTIFDAPTIAELAAAIESARGAETASQDLPLRPGTLGNDVPLSFAQERLWFMEQLYPGTATYNIPVFYRITSPLDVGVLQRALDEVLLRHESLRTTFVSTDSGPVARIAPPRAFPLTFVDLSHLPADARDEEASRLATEHASQPIDARTGPIIQGTLLKVGARDHRLLLVVHHIVSDGWSLGVLMRELRTLYSDFAAGQPSSLPPLPLRYADFAAWQRQWLPVQTQERLLPYWRKRLAGAPTLLALPADRPRQQVQTFKGTRRTFHIPEETALAIDALCRKERTTLFMTLLAGFCAVLHRYSGQDDIVVGSPISGRIRPEVEGLIGFFVNTLVLRNDLSGDPRFVDLLTRVREVTLGAFAHQELPFEKLVEALQPERTLSHAQFIQVMFVLQRSPTLEVAPSSALQLAAAPESWEVNTGTAKGDLLLYMARTPEGLRATFEYDHHLFEDARIERMAGHLQVLLEAVAADPFQRLSALPLLTSTERNVLLREWNSATTDYPRDVCVHELFSRQAARTPEAIAVSYGANSITYGELDARSNRLARHLKSLGVGPEVLVGLCVERSVDLIISMLGILKAGGAYLPLEAAYPAERLAFMLQDARVSLLLVHAAKLQQLPPFPGPVVRVDTDQDAIARNSDLPLASTACPDNLAYVIYTSGSTGRPKGSAIVHRGIAALLFHTNFVRFSPTDRVAQASNASFDPSTFEIWGALLNGARLVGITADPAREPQELAAQIQNEAVSIMFVTTAVLHLLARQVPDAFRNVHTLVFGGEAADPLALREVLRRGPPRRLLNGYGPTECTVFSTSHAIDAPPSLGQPVPIGRPITNGPVYLLDKHLRPVPIGVPGELYVAGERLGRGYFNRPELTARTYVPDPFSTKPGARLYKTGDLGRYLANGRIEYLGRVDLQVKIRGFRVELGEIEESLRLHPGVEDCSVVAVEVGGDRKLAAYFVARGKAPAQSVLRNWLRERLPEHMVPSSFTPLPALPLTPNGKVDRRALPSPEQPQGDTSTYQAPRTFTEETLCRMWGALLQMERVGIHDNFFHLGGHSLLATQVVSRIRAELGVEVSLRTLFAGPTVADLARHISRAEPSVVLARPVPPLRRVPRDGAMRVSFAQERLWRFFQRAPESSAYNIPRAFRLKGRVDPKHLESAFQALIARHETLRVTYGEEDGVPVQRVQATADFQLREVDLRGRADREEEATREMLRSALLPFDLSRGPLMHGALLRLEDEEYVLFFCMHHITADGWSMGLTSRELGRLYTAIASGADAGLAPLAIQYPDYAAWQREWLSGEELKERLSFWKKSLAGAPTQLNIPTDRPRPAVRTFNGIQRHVALGQERTRALHALCRQEQVTPFMALLSVFGIALARRAGQEEVVIGSPIANRLRPELEPLIGMFVNGLCLRVNLRGAPAFRELLQRVREETLAGFAHQEVPIDQVVTSLGVELPVNRSPVFQAMFVLQNAPTAPLEIPGVSVTPVAVDRGSVTYELTLALTETPEGFAGVLEVNTDLFKPEMAERLHSELEALLDAVLANPDLPVGLETRPAR; encoded by the coding sequence ATGACGCTCTCATCCCCGACATCCAGCTTCCAGCCCCCGCGCAACCGGACGGAAGAGCTCCTGTGTGAGCTCTGGAGCGTGCTGCTGGAGGTCGAGCGCGTGGGCATCCACGACGACTTCTTCCAGCTCGGTGGCCACTCCCTCATCGCCACGCAGCTCGTCTCCCGGCTCAACGAGCTGTTCCACCTGCGCTTTCCCCTGCCCACCATCTTCGACGCGCCCACCATCGCGGAGCTGGCGGCGGCCATCGAGTCCGCGCGCGGCGCGGAGACAGCGAGCCAGGACCTCCCGCTGCGCCCCGGCACGCTCGGCAACGACGTCCCGCTCTCCTTCGCCCAAGAGCGCCTCTGGTTCATGGAGCAGCTCTACCCAGGGACGGCCACCTACAACATCCCCGTCTTCTACCGCATCACCTCGCCGCTCGATGTCGGTGTGCTCCAGCGCGCGCTCGACGAGGTGCTCCTGCGTCACGAATCGCTCCGGACCACGTTCGTCTCCACGGACTCGGGCCCCGTCGCGCGCATCGCGCCACCGCGCGCCTTCCCCCTGACGTTCGTCGACCTGAGCCACCTCCCCGCGGACGCTCGCGACGAGGAGGCCTCGCGCCTGGCCACGGAGCACGCGAGCCAGCCCATCGACGCGCGCACGGGCCCCATCATCCAAGGCACCTTGCTGAAGGTCGGCGCGAGGGACCACCGGCTCCTCCTCGTGGTCCATCACATCGTGTCCGATGGCTGGTCCCTCGGCGTCCTCATGCGCGAGCTCCGGACGCTCTACTCGGACTTCGCCGCGGGCCAGCCTTCGTCACTGCCCCCACTCCCGCTGAGATACGCGGACTTCGCCGCATGGCAGCGCCAGTGGCTGCCCGTGCAGACCCAGGAGCGGCTCCTCCCCTACTGGCGCAAGCGGCTCGCCGGAGCCCCCACGCTCCTCGCGCTCCCCGCGGACCGTCCACGACAACAGGTCCAGACCTTCAAGGGCACACGCCGGACGTTCCACATCCCCGAGGAGACCGCGCTGGCCATCGACGCGCTCTGCCGCAAGGAGCGCACGACGCTCTTCATGACGCTCCTCGCGGGCTTCTGCGCCGTCCTCCATCGCTACTCCGGGCAGGACGACATCGTGGTCGGCTCGCCCATCTCGGGACGCATCCGCCCGGAGGTGGAGGGGCTCATCGGCTTCTTCGTCAACACGCTCGTCCTGCGCAATGACTTGTCGGGAGACCCTCGCTTCGTCGACCTCCTCACCCGCGTGCGCGAAGTCACCCTGGGCGCGTTCGCGCACCAGGAGCTGCCCTTCGAGAAGCTGGTCGAAGCGCTCCAGCCGGAGCGCACGCTGAGCCATGCGCAGTTCATCCAGGTGATGTTCGTTCTGCAGCGCTCTCCCACACTGGAGGTGGCGCCATCCTCGGCGCTCCAGCTCGCCGCCGCGCCGGAGTCCTGGGAGGTGAACACCGGGACGGCGAAGGGCGACCTCCTCCTCTACATGGCGAGGACTCCCGAGGGCCTCCGCGCCACCTTCGAGTACGACCACCACCTCTTCGAGGACGCCCGCATCGAGCGCATGGCCGGACACCTCCAGGTGCTGCTCGAGGCCGTGGCCGCGGACCCGTTCCAGCGGCTCTCCGCGCTCCCGCTGCTCACGTCCACCGAGCGCAACGTGCTGCTGCGCGAGTGGAACAGCGCCACCACCGACTACCCCCGGGACGTCTGCGTCCACGAGCTGTTCTCCCGCCAGGCCGCTCGGACCCCGGAGGCCATCGCCGTTTCCTATGGCGCCAACAGCATCACCTACGGGGAGCTCGACGCCCGCTCCAATCGGCTCGCCCGTCACCTGAAGTCGCTGGGTGTCGGCCCCGAGGTCCTCGTGGGCCTGTGCGTCGAGCGCTCCGTGGACCTCATCATCAGCATGCTCGGCATCCTCAAGGCAGGGGGCGCCTATCTCCCGCTGGAGGCCGCCTACCCCGCAGAGCGCCTCGCCTTCATGCTCCAGGATGCGCGTGTCAGCCTCCTGCTCGTCCACGCCGCGAAGCTCCAGCAGTTGCCGCCGTTCCCGGGCCCCGTCGTCCGGGTCGACACGGACCAGGACGCCATCGCGCGGAACTCCGATCTTCCTCTCGCGTCCACCGCCTGCCCCGACAACCTCGCCTACGTCATCTACACGTCCGGCTCCACGGGCAGACCCAAGGGCAGCGCGATTGTCCACCGCGGAATCGCCGCCCTGCTCTTCCACACGAACTTCGTCCGCTTCTCCCCCACGGACCGCGTCGCCCAGGCGTCCAACGCCTCCTTCGACCCGAGCACGTTTGAAATCTGGGGAGCGCTGCTGAACGGCGCGCGCCTCGTCGGAATCACGGCCGACCCGGCGCGCGAGCCCCAGGAGCTGGCCGCGCAAATCCAGAACGAGGCCGTCAGCATCATGTTCGTCACCACCGCCGTGCTTCACCTGCTGGCGCGCCAGGTGCCGGATGCCTTCCGGAATGTGCACACCCTCGTCTTCGGAGGCGAGGCCGCGGACCCGCTGGCGTTGCGTGAAGTGCTCCGGCGCGGGCCGCCGCGACGGCTGCTCAACGGCTATGGCCCCACGGAGTGCACCGTCTTCTCCACCTCGCACGCCATCGACGCGCCTCCATCACTTGGTCAGCCCGTGCCCATCGGCCGTCCCATCACCAACGGCCCGGTCTACCTGCTGGACAAGCACTTGCGGCCCGTGCCCATCGGGGTCCCCGGTGAGCTCTACGTCGCGGGTGAGCGGCTGGGGCGCGGCTACTTCAACCGCCCGGAGCTCACCGCGCGGACGTACGTCCCGGACCCGTTCAGCACGAAGCCCGGAGCCCGCCTCTACAAGACGGGAGACCTGGGCCGCTACCTGGCCAACGGCCGCATCGAGTACCTGGGCCGCGTGGACCTCCAGGTGAAGATTCGCGGCTTCCGGGTGGAGCTGGGAGAGATTGAAGAGTCGCTGCGCCTGCATCCAGGGGTGGAGGACTGCTCCGTGGTGGCGGTGGAGGTGGGCGGAGACCGGAAGCTCGCGGCCTACTTCGTCGCGCGAGGCAAGGCACCCGCCCAGTCGGTGCTGCGCAACTGGCTGCGAGAGCGCCTGCCAGAGCACATGGTGCCCTCATCCTTCACGCCCCTCCCCGCGCTGCCACTGACCCCCAACGGCAAGGTGGACCGCCGCGCCCTGCCGTCTCCCGAGCAGCCCCAGGGAGACACGTCCACCTATCAGGCTCCGCGGACGTTCACGGAAGAGACCCTGTGCCGCATGTGGGGTGCACTGCTGCAGATGGAGCGCGTGGGCATCCACGACAACTTCTTCCACCTCGGCGGGCATTCGCTCCTGGCCACACAGGTCGTGTCACGCATCCGCGCGGAGCTCGGCGTCGAAGTCTCCCTGCGCACGTTGTTCGCGGGCCCGACGGTGGCCGACCTGGCGCGGCACATCTCTCGCGCGGAGCCATCCGTGGTGCTCGCGCGTCCGGTGCCTCCGCTGCGCCGGGTGCCACGCGATGGAGCGATGCGAGTGTCCTTCGCCCAGGAGCGCCTGTGGCGCTTCTTCCAGCGGGCACCCGAGTCCAGCGCGTACAACATTCCCCGCGCGTTCCGGTTGAAGGGCCGGGTGGACCCGAAGCACCTCGAGTCCGCGTTCCAGGCGCTCATCGCCCGGCACGAGACGCTGCGAGTCACCTACGGCGAAGAAGACGGCGTGCCCGTGCAGCGCGTCCAGGCGACGGCCGACTTCCAGCTCCGCGAGGTGGACCTGAGAGGAAGGGCGGACCGCGAGGAGGAGGCGACGCGCGAGATGTTGAGGTCCGCGCTGCTCCCGTTCGACCTGTCTCGGGGGCCGCTGATGCATGGGGCGCTGCTCCGCCTGGAGGACGAGGAGTACGTGCTGTTCTTCTGCATGCACCACATCACGGCGGATGGCTGGTCCATGGGGCTCACCTCACGAGAGCTGGGTCGGCTCTACACGGCCATCGCCTCGGGGGCGGACGCGGGACTGGCGCCGCTGGCCATCCAGTATCCCGACTACGCGGCGTGGCAGCGCGAGTGGCTGTCCGGTGAGGAGCTCAAGGAGCGGCTCAGCTTCTGGAAGAAGTCGCTCGCCGGAGCCCCCACGCAGTTGAACATCCCCACGGACCGGCCTCGGCCCGCGGTGCGCACGTTCAACGGCATCCAACGACATGTCGCGCTGGGTCAGGAGCGCACTCGGGCGTTGCACGCGCTCTGCCGTCAGGAGCAGGTGACGCCCTTCATGGCGTTGCTGTCGGTGTTCGGCATCGCGCTGGCGCGGCGTGCGGGACAGGAGGAGGTGGTCATCGGCTCGCCCATCGCGAACCGGCTCCGCCCGGAGCTGGAGCCGCTCATCGGCATGTTCGTCAACGGGTTGTGCCTGCGCGTCAACCTCCGCGGGGCCCCCGCCTTCCGTGAGCTGCTCCAGCGGGTCCGAGAAGAGACGCTGGCGGGGTTTGCCCACCAGGAGGTCCCCATCGACCAGGTGGTGACGTCGCTCGGGGTGGAGCTGCCCGTGAATCGCTCGCCCGTGTTCCAGGCGATGTTCGTCCTGCAGAACGCGCCCACCGCGCCGCTGGAGATTCCAGGGGTCTCCGTCACTCCCGTGGCGGTCGACCGAGGCTCCGTCACCTACGAGCTCACCCTGGCGCTGACGGAGACACCGGAGGGCTTCGCTGGCGTGCTGGAGGTCAATACGGACCTGTTCAAGCCGGAGATGGCGGAGCGGCTGCACTCGGAGCTGGAGGCGTTGCTGGACGCCGTGCTGGCGAATCCAGACCTGCCCGTGGGTTTGGAGACACGGCCCGCTCGATGA